Proteins from one Anastrepha obliqua isolate idAnaObli1 chromosome 2, idAnaObli1_1.0, whole genome shotgun sequence genomic window:
- the LOC129236746 gene encoding uncharacterized protein LOC129236746, giving the protein MVTILDLPDELLMNICKRLDYNLHRYHWVNVCKRFEYIYYKLCDSREVDDHLIEKFGHLIGTDDFPMQIVKRIFLTKSKCSKRFLNKLRISHPEIEEARLFWFTDDHMAELLPLPNLKVLKCIGDSDLRGRNLIDLCRLTELHIHTNKFIDSENLIHITYHNPLRVLVIPNDPGVFSEKYAFEMVENLKYLEELVVEYNHCKSWQLIGTLPLLKKLVIWDFANQECDSSAEKPDLYITCAPNHDKILFDELRKRNQLEELTFYNSHISEFHLNGISELRSLRVLKLNGAMPHKVSLDIFKELINLEELHFDRQAIIPEESLEFIENCQKLRVINFGGAAGINANFISNANDIVSKRKSSTVKHLTLGFSSITEDMIRGLCIRTPVLHIRIKIIRCKNFVVKESHLSNIEEGISICPKFAWKFINMGKVAAEKEVDMEILREIAARAESEEGSEESEEGSEVKRTNKNTRVERKGP; this is encoded by the exons ATGGTGACAATACTCGACTTGCCTGACGAATTATTGATGAACATTTGTAAGCGATTGGATTACAATCTCCATCGTTACCACTGGGTGAATGTGTGTAAAAGATTCGAGTACATCTACTATAAGCTTTGTGACTCAAGGGAAGTTGATGatcatttaattgaaaaatttggtcACCTAATCGGCACTGACGATTTTCCGATGCAAATAGTCAAACgcatttttttaacgaaatcaAAGTGTTCTaaacgatttttaaataaactacgCATCTCTCATCCAGAGATTGAAGAAGCAAGACTCTTTTGGTTCACTGATGATCATATGGCTGAGCTTTTGCCTTTGCCAAATCTGAAAGTTTTAAAGTGCATTGGCGATTCCGATCTAcgtg GTAGAAATTTGATTGACCTCTGCCGACTCACTGAGCTACACATTCACACCAACAAATTCATAGATTCGGAAAATTTGATTCACATCACCTACCACAATCCACTACGAGTGCTAGTAATTCCCAATGATCCGGGAGTATTTTCCGAAAAGTACGCGTTTGAAATGGTCGAAAACTTAAAGTATCTCGAGGAGCTTGTGGTTGAATATAATCACTGCAAATCTTGGCAATTGATTGGCACTTTACCCCTACTAAAGAAGCTTGTGATTTGGGATTTTGCTAATCAGGAATGTGACTCATCCGCAGAGAAACCCGATTTATATATTACGTGCGCTCCCAACCACGACAAAATCCTATTTGATGAACTGCGCAAACGAAATCAATTGGAGGAGCTCACTTTCTATAATAGTCATATATCTGAATTTCATCTAAACGGAATTTCTGAATTGAGAAGCTTGCGGGTATTGAAATTGAACGGGGCTATGCCACACAAAGTCTCACtcgatatatttaaagaattgatTAATTTGGAGGAGTTACATTTTGACCGTCAGGCAATAATTCCAGAAGAATCACTcgaatttatagaaaattgtcaaaaattaagaGTCATAAATTTTGGTGGCGCAGCTGGCATAAATGCGAACTTTATTTCGAACGCAAATGATATCGTAAGTAAAAGGAAGTCGTCAACGGTTAAACATTTAACGCTTGGATTCAGCTCAATCACGGAAGACATGATCAGA GGTTTGTGTATTCGGACACCAGTTTTGCATATAAGAATTAAGATCATAAGatgcaaaaattttgttgtaaaagaaTCGCATTTGTCAAATATAGAGGAAGGAATAAGTATATGTCCAAAGTTCGCGTGGAAATTTATAAA cATGGGTAAGGTAGCCGCAGAGAAGGAAGTTGACATGGAAATCCTTCGTGAAATCGCGGCAAGGGCAGAGTCAGAGGAGGGAAGTGAAGAGTCAGAGGAGGGAAGTGAAGTGAAGAGGACGAATAAGAACACAAGAGTTGAAAGAAAAGGGCCctga